From Corynebacterium frankenforstense DSM 45800, the proteins below share one genomic window:
- a CDS encoding MATE family efflux transporter, producing the protein MSRRAVADRDEAAREGAAAPEVSARTIFGLALPALGVLAATPLYLLLDTAVVGRLGGFELAALGAGTTIQAQVTTQLTFLSYGTTARASRLYGEGRRSAAIAEGVQATWVAVGVGLLLALIIELFAPVFAGWLTGSPDVAAEAAHWMRVAALSIPLTLIVMAGNGWLRGIQDTRRPLYFTLAGVIPGAVLVPYLVGHFGLVGSAWANVCGTAITSTCFLIALGRAHSGGWRPRWDVIRRQLVLGRDLIVRSLSFQVAFLSAAAVAARFGTASLASHQVMLQLWNFITLVLDSLAIAAQTLTGAALGAGTVEAARRTGRRITGYSVAFAGVLGVVFALGAGVIPRIFTSDAAVLEAIAGPWWLMIVMIVMGGVVFALDGVLLGASDAVFLRNATILAVLLGFLPGVWISFAVDGGLTGVWCGLVAFIGLRMAAVWWRFRSMRWAVT; encoded by the coding sequence GTGTCGCGACGAGCTGTAGCCGACCGGGACGAGGCGGCCCGCGAGGGCGCCGCCGCCCCCGAGGTCTCGGCCCGCACGATCTTCGGGCTGGCTCTGCCGGCCCTCGGCGTGCTCGCGGCCACCCCGCTCTACCTGCTGCTGGACACGGCCGTCGTCGGCCGCCTCGGCGGCTTCGAGCTGGCCGCCCTCGGCGCCGGGACCACCATCCAGGCGCAGGTGACCACCCAGCTGACCTTCCTCAGCTACGGCACCACCGCGCGCGCCTCCCGCCTCTACGGCGAGGGGCGGCGCTCCGCCGCCATCGCCGAGGGCGTGCAGGCCACCTGGGTCGCCGTCGGCGTGGGTCTTTTGCTCGCGCTGATCATCGAGCTGTTCGCCCCGGTCTTCGCCGGCTGGCTGACCGGCTCGCCGGACGTCGCCGCGGAGGCCGCGCACTGGATGCGCGTGGCCGCCCTGTCGATCCCGCTGACCCTGATCGTCATGGCCGGCAACGGCTGGCTGCGCGGCATCCAGGACACCCGCCGCCCGCTCTACTTCACCCTGGCCGGCGTCATCCCCGGCGCCGTGCTCGTGCCCTACCTGGTCGGGCACTTCGGCCTGGTCGGCTCCGCGTGGGCCAACGTGTGCGGCACCGCCATCACCTCGACGTGCTTCCTGATCGCCCTGGGGCGCGCCCACTCCGGCGGCTGGCGGCCGCGCTGGGACGTCATCCGCCGCCAGCTGGTGCTCGGCCGCGACCTCATCGTGCGCTCGCTGAGCTTCCAGGTCGCCTTTCTCTCGGCGGCCGCGGTCGCCGCCCGGTTCGGCACCGCGTCGCTGGCCTCCCACCAGGTCATGCTCCAGCTGTGGAACTTCATCACCCTGGTGCTCGACTCGCTGGCCATCGCGGCCCAGACGCTCACGGGCGCCGCCCTCGGCGCCGGGACCGTCGAGGCGGCGCGGCGCACCGGCCGGCGCATCACCGGGTACTCCGTGGCCTTCGCCGGCGTGCTCGGCGTCGTCTTCGCCCTGGGCGCGGGCGTGATCCCGAGGATCTTCACCTCCGACGCCGCGGTCCTCGAGGCCATCGCCGGGCCCTGGTGGCTGATGATCGTCATGATCGTCATGGGCGGGGTCGTCTTCGCCCTCGACGGCGTGCTGCTCGGCGCCTCCGACGCGGTCTTCCTGCGCAACGCCACCATCCTCGCCGTGCTCCTGGGCTTCCTGCCCGGGGTGTGGATCTCCTTCGCCGTCGACGGCGGGCTGACCGGCGTGTGGTGCGGCCTGGTGGCCTTCATCGGCCTGCGCATGGCCGCCGTGTGGTGGCGCTTCCGGTCGATGCGGTGGGCGGTGACCTAG
- a CDS encoding DHH family phosphoesterase yields the protein MASGTLADVASAIRGARTVTVVAHLRPDADAVGSVTASVAALRRLGLDARGQIGQDAAVEAHLLTIPGADEVTCSRELLPADLYLVLDCASLDRTGHLAGQLEERRDRVVCVDHHESNPGFGGLNLIVPEAESTTTILADLFAELGVDDTEPDIAHGLYAGLVTDTGSFRWGGARMHELGGRWLSAGLDPRRIAAELMDAVSVDDLTMIGRVLSTSRMHDVDGLGVATLVADSAEVQGHPKSALEVVIDMVTAVRGATVAAVLKELYPGHWSVSLRAPRADVSHLAVHLGGGGHRASAGYTSPGTAESVIAELLEGVRTCRDEL from the coding sequence ATGGCGTCCGGCACGCTTGCCGACGTCGCGTCGGCGATCCGTGGGGCGCGCACGGTCACCGTCGTCGCGCACCTGCGCCCCGACGCCGACGCCGTCGGCTCGGTCACCGCGTCCGTCGCCGCGCTGCGCCGCCTCGGGCTTGACGCCCGCGGCCAGATCGGCCAGGACGCGGCCGTCGAGGCGCACCTGCTGACGATCCCCGGCGCCGACGAGGTCACCTGCTCGCGCGAGCTCCTGCCCGCCGATCTCTACCTCGTGCTCGACTGCGCCTCCCTGGACCGCACCGGACACCTGGCCGGGCAGCTCGAGGAGCGCAGGGACCGGGTCGTCTGCGTCGACCACCACGAGTCGAACCCCGGCTTCGGCGGGCTGAACCTGATCGTTCCCGAGGCCGAGTCGACCACCACGATCCTCGCGGACCTCTTCGCCGAGCTCGGCGTCGACGACACCGAGCCCGACATCGCCCACGGGCTCTACGCCGGGCTGGTCACCGACACCGGCAGCTTCCGCTGGGGTGGCGCACGCATGCACGAGCTCGGCGGGCGCTGGCTGTCCGCCGGACTCGACCCGCGCCGGATCGCCGCCGAGCTCATGGACGCCGTCAGCGTCGACGACCTGACCATGATCGGCCGGGTGCTGTCCACCAGCCGCATGCACGACGTCGACGGGCTCGGCGTGGCCACCCTCGTCGCCGACAGCGCGGAGGTGCAGGGCCACCCGAAGTCCGCCCTCGAGGTCGTCATCGACATGGTCACCGCCGTGCGCGGGGCCACCGTGGCCGCCGTGCTCAAGGAGCTGTACCCCGGCCACTGGTCGGTCTCCCTGCGCGCCCCGCGCGCCGACGTCTCCCACCTGGCAGTCCACCTGGGCGGCGGCGGGCACCGCGCCTCGGCCGGATACACCTCGCCGGGCACGGCGGAGTCCGTCATCGCCGAGCTGCTGGAGGGGGTGCGCACGTGTCGCGACGAGCTGTAG
- the rbfA gene encoding 30S ribosome-binding factor RbfA gives MADSARAGRMAKRIQTIVATALEREIKDPRVNLVTVTDTRLTGDLHDATVYYTVRGEGIDDEPDTERAAAGLAAARGQLRKLVGDQLSVRFTPTLSFELDAVPESSARMEELLARARARDEELARTREGARPAGEADPYRHDEN, from the coding sequence ATGGCCGATTCCGCCCGCGCGGGCCGCATGGCCAAGCGCATCCAGACGATCGTCGCCACCGCTCTGGAGCGTGAGATCAAGGACCCCCGCGTCAACCTGGTGACGGTCACCGACACCCGCCTGACCGGCGACCTGCACGACGCCACCGTCTACTACACGGTGCGCGGCGAGGGCATCGACGACGAGCCCGACACCGAGCGAGCCGCCGCCGGTCTGGCCGCCGCGCGCGGCCAGCTGCGCAAGCTGGTCGGCGACCAGCTCAGCGTCCGCTTCACCCCGACGCTGAGCTTCGAGCTCGACGCCGTGCCGGAGTCGAGCGCGCGCATGGAGGAGCTGCTGGCGCGCGCCCGCGCCCGCGACGAGGAGCTGGCCCGCACCCGCGAGGGGGCCCGGCCGGCCGGCGAGGCCGACCCCTACCGCCACGACGAGAACTGA
- the infB gene encoding translation initiation factor IF-2, protein MPGKLRVHELAKQLGVTSKELLATLKEQGEFVKTASSTIEPPVVRKMRGIYEAKQPEKSDEKSAPAKKPAQGKKPGQAPKPGQGAKKAAPKPGQAPKPGQAAAKKAAPKPGQAAPKPGQAPKPGQAEAKKSTPKPGQAPKPGQAEAKKSAPKPGQGQHGQHGQHRGDGHGHGKSAPKPGAMPRPRGGQPKPGPRPGAKAPRVANNPFSTGRNERPAPRPGGTGGAKKRGSGSGSGGNGGGKRPTPAMMPSHPSPGQMPAKSATGGRRGGRGGRRGGPGGHGGPPGGFRGGRGGRRGGTAGAFGRPGGPPRRRRKSKRQKRHEYEAMKAPKVVGGVHLPDGKGKTLRLRRGASLSDFAEKIGTEASSLVQALFNLGEMVTATASVSDETLQLLGDEMNYKVEVVSPEDEDRELLESFDLQFGEDEGTEDDLERRPPVVTVMGHVDHGKTRLLDAIRHSNVGKGEAGGITQGIGAYQVDVDVDDRERTITFLDTPGHEAFTAMRARGAESTDIAVLVVAADDGVMPQTVEAINHAKAADVPIVVAVNKIDKPEAQPERIRGQLTEYGLVPEEYGGDTMFVDISAKQAQNIDKLLEAVLLTADAALDLRANPEMDAQGVAIEAHLDRGRGPVATVIVQRGTLRVGDSIVAGDTYGRVRRMLDEYGEDVEEAGPSRPVQVQGLNGVPGAGDNLLVVEDDRVARQIANQRDARRRSAEAAKRRKRVSLEDLDKVLKETSTLNLILKGDNAGSVEALEDALLKIEVDDEVELNIIDRGVGAVTQTNVSLAAASDAVIIAFNVRSEGKATEEANAEGVDIRYYTVIYQAIDEVEAALKGMLKPVYEDRDLGEAEIRQLFKASAVGLIAGCMVETGKVRRGATVRLVRDGNVIAEKATIESLRRGKDDATEVTAGYECGMVLSYPDIAVGDKIQVFETVEVPREA, encoded by the coding sequence GTGCCCGGAAAGTTACGCGTACACGAGCTGGCGAAACAGCTCGGTGTAACCAGCAAGGAACTGCTCGCCACGCTTAAGGAGCAGGGCGAGTTCGTCAAGACCGCCTCGTCCACCATCGAACCGCCGGTGGTGCGCAAGATGCGTGGCATCTACGAGGCGAAGCAGCCGGAGAAGTCGGACGAGAAGTCCGCTCCGGCCAAGAAGCCTGCCCAGGGCAAGAAGCCCGGCCAGGCACCGAAGCCCGGCCAGGGGGCCAAGAAGGCCGCCCCGAAGCCGGGTCAGGCCCCGAAGCCCGGCCAGGCCGCCGCCAAGAAGGCCGCGCCCAAGCCGGGCCAGGCCGCCCCGAAGCCGGGCCAGGCGCCGAAGCCCGGCCAGGCCGAGGCGAAGAAGTCCACCCCGAAGCCCGGCCAGGCCCCCAAGCCCGGCCAGGCCGAGGCGAAGAAGTCCGCCCCGAAGCCGGGGCAGGGTCAGCACGGCCAGCACGGTCAGCACCGTGGCGACGGCCACGGTCACGGCAAGTCCGCCCCGAAGCCGGGCGCGATGCCGCGTCCGCGCGGCGGTCAGCCCAAGCCGGGCCCGCGCCCGGGCGCCAAGGCGCCGCGCGTGGCCAACAACCCGTTCTCGACCGGCCGCAACGAGCGTCCGGCCCCGCGTCCGGGCGGCACCGGCGGCGCCAAGAAGCGCGGCTCCGGCTCCGGTTCCGGCGGCAACGGCGGCGGCAAGCGGCCGACGCCGGCCATGATGCCGTCCCACCCGAGCCCCGGCCAGATGCCGGCGAAGTCCGCCACCGGCGGGCGTCGCGGCGGCCGTGGCGGTCGGCGAGGCGGCCCGGGCGGCCACGGTGGCCCTCCGGGTGGTTTCCGCGGCGGCCGGGGCGGTCGTCGCGGCGGTACCGCGGGTGCCTTCGGGCGTCCGGGCGGCCCGCCGCGTCGTCGTCGCAAGTCGAAGCGGCAGAAGCGGCACGAGTACGAGGCGATGAAGGCCCCGAAGGTCGTCGGCGGTGTGCACCTGCCCGACGGCAAGGGCAAGACGCTGCGGCTGCGCCGTGGCGCTTCCCTGTCGGACTTCGCCGAGAAGATCGGCACCGAGGCCTCGTCGCTCGTCCAGGCGCTGTTCAACCTGGGTGAGATGGTCACCGCGACCGCCAGCGTCTCCGACGAGACGCTGCAGCTGCTCGGCGACGAGATGAACTACAAGGTCGAGGTCGTCTCCCCGGAGGACGAGGACCGCGAGCTCCTCGAGTCCTTCGACCTGCAGTTCGGCGAGGACGAGGGCACCGAGGACGACCTCGAGCGTCGTCCTCCGGTGGTCACCGTCATGGGTCACGTCGACCACGGCAAGACCCGCCTGCTGGACGCCATCCGCCACAGCAACGTGGGCAAGGGCGAGGCCGGCGGCATCACCCAGGGCATCGGCGCCTACCAGGTCGACGTGGACGTCGACGACCGGGAGCGCACGATCACGTTCCTGGACACCCCGGGTCACGAGGCGTTCACCGCCATGCGTGCCCGCGGCGCCGAGTCGACGGACATCGCGGTCCTGGTCGTCGCGGCCGACGACGGCGTCATGCCGCAGACGGTCGAGGCGATCAACCACGCCAAGGCGGCCGACGTGCCGATCGTGGTCGCGGTCAACAAGATCGACAAGCCGGAGGCCCAGCCGGAGCGCATCCGCGGGCAGCTGACCGAGTACGGCCTGGTGCCGGAGGAGTACGGCGGCGACACCATGTTCGTCGACATCTCCGCCAAGCAGGCCCAGAACATCGACAAGCTGCTCGAGGCCGTCCTGCTGACCGCCGACGCGGCGCTGGACCTGCGCGCCAACCCGGAGATGGACGCCCAGGGTGTCGCCATCGAGGCGCACCTGGACCGCGGCCGTGGTCCGGTGGCCACCGTCATCGTCCAGCGCGGCACGCTGCGCGTCGGCGACTCCATCGTCGCCGGCGACACCTACGGCCGCGTGCGCCGCATGCTCGACGAGTACGGCGAGGACGTCGAGGAGGCCGGTCCGTCGCGGCCGGTCCAGGTCCAGGGCCTCAACGGGGTCCCGGGCGCCGGCGACAACCTGCTCGTCGTCGAGGACGACCGCGTGGCGCGTCAGATCGCCAACCAGCGTGACGCGCGCCGCCGTTCGGCCGAGGCCGCCAAGCGCCGCAAGCGCGTCTCCCTCGAGGACCTGGACAAGGTGCTCAAGGAGACCTCGACGCTCAACCTCATCCTCAAGGGCGACAACGCCGGTTCGGTGGAGGCCCTGGAGGACGCCCTGCTCAAGATCGAGGTGGACGACGAGGTCGAGCTGAACATCATCGACCGCGGCGTCGGTGCGGTCACGCAGACCAACGTCTCGCTGGCCGCCGCCTCGGACGCGGTGATCATCGCGTTCAACGTCCGTTCCGAGGGCAAGGCGACCGAGGAGGCCAACGCCGAGGGCGTGGACATCCGGTACTACACCGTGATCTACCAGGCCATCGACGAGGTCGAGGCGGCCCTGAAGGGCATGCTCAAGCCGGTCTACGAGGACCGCGACCTGGGCGAGGCGGAGATCCGTCAGCTGTTCAAGGCCTCCGCCGTCGGCCTCATCGCCGGCTGCATGGTCGAGACCGGCAAGGTCCGCCGTGGCGCGACCGTGCGCCTGGTCCGCGACGGCAACGTCATCGCGGAGAAGGCGACCATCGAGTCGCTGCGCCGCGGCAAGGACGACGCCACCGAGGTCACGGCCGGCTACGAGTGCGGCATGGTGCTCAGCTACCCGGACATCGCCGTCGGCGACAAGATCCAGGTCTTCGAGACCGTGGAGGTCCCGCGCGAGGCCTGA
- a CDS encoding YlxR family protein translates to MPVRTCVATHQRKADTELLRLVVDPSDPDRIIPDPRRRLPGRGAWITPDLDALDLACQRRAIQRALRVSAETDTGQVREYLADPDLKRKTDP, encoded by the coding sequence ATGCCGGTACGTACCTGTGTCGCCACGCATCAGCGAAAGGCGGACACCGAACTGCTCCGGCTGGTCGTCGATCCCTCCGACCCGGACCGCATCATTCCCGATCCGCGCCGCCGCCTCCCCGGCCGCGGCGCCTGGATCACCCCCGATCTCGACGCACTGGACCTTGCTTGCCAGCGCCGTGCGATTCAGCGCGCGCTCAGGGTGTCCGCCGAAACGGACACCGGCCAGGTCCGCGAATACCTGGCCGATCCCGACCTGAAAAGGAAGACCGATCCCTGA
- the nusA gene encoding transcription termination factor NusA: MNIDIDALRTIEKDKDIPVGDMLETIAGALLGAYREFRGTTATERSAARVDIDSASGDVAVIVTERDEDGEVVEEYDDTPTNFSRVGAHAVREAIVRRLREAETGQAYEAYQEIVGTVVSGVVQADATANSRGIVVVELGTELDSQDGILLPAEQIPGEELKHGDRVRTYVVGVSRGPRNLQIQLSRTHPELIRGLFALEVPEIAEGSVEVVGIAREAGHRTKMAVAGKVKGLNAKGACIGPRGQRVRNVMAELAGEKIDIIDYSEDPATYVGNALAPSKVVRVEVTDAEAHAARVTVPDYQLSLAIGREGQNARLAARLTGWKIDIHSDIEE; the protein is encoded by the coding sequence GTGAATATCGACATCGACGCGCTGCGCACGATCGAGAAGGACAAGGACATCCCCGTAGGGGACATGCTCGAGACGATCGCCGGGGCGCTGCTGGGCGCCTACCGCGAGTTCCGCGGGACCACGGCGACGGAGCGCTCCGCTGCCCGCGTCGACATCGACTCCGCCAGCGGCGACGTGGCCGTGATCGTCACCGAGCGTGACGAGGACGGCGAGGTCGTCGAGGAGTACGACGACACCCCCACGAACTTCTCCCGCGTCGGCGCCCACGCCGTGCGCGAGGCCATCGTGCGCCGCCTGCGCGAGGCCGAGACCGGCCAGGCCTACGAGGCCTACCAGGAGATCGTCGGCACCGTGGTCAGCGGCGTCGTCCAGGCCGACGCCACGGCCAACTCCCGCGGCATCGTCGTCGTCGAGCTCGGCACCGAGCTCGACAGCCAGGACGGCATCCTGCTGCCCGCCGAGCAGATCCCGGGCGAGGAGCTCAAGCACGGCGACCGCGTGCGCACCTACGTCGTCGGCGTCTCCCGCGGCCCGCGCAACCTGCAGATCCAGCTCTCGCGCACCCACCCGGAGCTGATCCGCGGCCTGTTCGCCCTCGAGGTCCCCGAGATCGCCGAGGGCTCCGTCGAGGTCGTCGGCATCGCCCGCGAGGCCGGCCACCGCACCAAGATGGCCGTCGCCGGCAAGGTCAAGGGCCTCAACGCGAAGGGCGCCTGCATCGGCCCGCGCGGCCAGCGCGTGCGCAACGTCATGGCCGAGCTCGCCGGCGAGAAGATCGACATCATCGACTACTCGGAGGACCCGGCCACCTACGTCGGCAACGCCCTGGCCCCGTCCAAGGTCGTGCGCGTCGAGGTCACCGACGCCGAGGCGCACGCCGCCCGGGTGACCGTGCCGGACTACCAGCTCTCGCTGGCCATCGGCCGCGAGGGCCAGAACGCCCGCCTGGCCGCGCGTCTCACCGGCTGGAAGATCGACATCCACTCCGACATCGAGGAGTGA
- the rimP gene encoding ribosome maturation factor RimP yields MAFPTAAELSELLAPAVADFGLDLENVKATPAGKKSVIAVAVDADERPDLDRLEEVSKRLSDLLDAAEERGELRLGAGYTLQVTTPGIDTPLTAPRHWRRNRHRLVELTAEGETPQTWRIGPLDAAEETVALVGADLSVRLLKVADSPRAVVQVEFSSAPEQETELTGADFESLNTVTRKDDK; encoded by the coding sequence ATGGCATTCCCGACCGCCGCAGAACTGTCCGAACTGCTCGCCCCCGCCGTCGCCGACTTCGGTCTCGACCTCGAGAACGTCAAGGCGACCCCCGCGGGCAAGAAGTCCGTCATCGCCGTCGCCGTCGACGCCGACGAGCGGCCCGACCTCGACCGCCTCGAGGAGGTCTCCAAGAGACTCTCCGACCTCCTCGACGCCGCCGAGGAGCGAGGCGAGCTGCGCCTGGGCGCCGGCTACACGCTGCAGGTGACCACGCCCGGGATCGACACCCCGCTGACGGCCCCGCGCCACTGGCGGCGCAACCGCCACCGGCTCGTCGAGCTGACCGCGGAGGGGGAGACCCCGCAGACCTGGCGCATCGGGCCGCTCGACGCCGCCGAGGAGACCGTCGCGCTCGTCGGCGCGGACCTGTCGGTGCGCCTGCTCAAGGTGGCGGATTCACCGCGCGCGGTCGTTCAGGTAGAATTCTCCTCTGCCCCGGAGCAGGAGACCGAACTGACCGGGGCGGATTTTGAGTCGCTGAACACCGTCACGCGAAAGGACGACAAGTGA
- a CDS encoding DoxX family protein: MRRFMIALLGGAGVLHFLKPEPFDSIVPAALPGSARAYTYASGVAELGCAAAMACPDEKVRRYGGLATAALMTAVFPANVEMARQWTRAGKGPGWLAVAYGRLPLQLPLIWSGWSVWRSPRR, encoded by the coding sequence ATGCGTCGCTTCATGATCGCCCTGCTCGGCGGTGCGGGCGTGCTGCACTTCCTCAAGCCCGAGCCCTTCGACTCGATCGTGCCCGCCGCCCTGCCCGGCTCGGCGCGGGCCTACACCTACGCCTCGGGCGTGGCCGAGCTCGGCTGCGCCGCGGCGATGGCCTGCCCGGACGAGAAGGTGCGCCGCTACGGCGGCCTGGCCACCGCGGCGCTGATGACCGCGGTCTTCCCCGCGAACGTCGAGATGGCCCGCCAGTGGACCCGCGCCGGCAAGGGCCCGGGCTGGCTGGCCGTGGCCTACGGCCGGCTGCCCCTGCAGCTGCCGCTCATCTGGTCGGGTTGGTCAGTCTGGCGTTCGCCGCGCCGCTGA
- a CDS encoding proline--tRNA ligase, whose product MITRLSTLFLRTLREDPADAEVPSHKLLVRAGYIRRVAPGVYSWLPLGLKAFRAVENVVREEMDRIGAQELLFPALLPREPYETTDRWTEYGDALLRLKDRKGNDMLLGPTHEEMFALTVKDLYNSYKDFPVTLYQIQTKYRDEERPRAGILRGREFTMKDSYSFDMTDEGLDESYAKHREAYQRIFDRLGVDYAICHATSGAMGGSASEEFLAVSDNGEDTFVRATEGDYAANVEAVVTPHPAEREVEGLPEMTVHETPDAATMDTLVEWARSAGVTVDGRDVELTDTLKCLVVKVTEPGGEPELTGVLLPGDREADMKRLEAALEPAEVELAGEEDFAANPFLVKGYVGPVGLAANGVRVLADPRVVRGTTWITGADAPQRHAVGVVCGRDFTPDGYVEAAEIREGDPAPEGHGTLTLERGIEIGHIFQLGRKYTEAFDVKILDENGKRVVPTMGSYGIGVSRLLAVLAEQRHDEKGLNWPVSVAPYPVHVVAANKDPEAVEAAGRLAEKLSAAGLDVLFDDRKKVSPGVKFKDAELLGMPFIAILGRGFAEGHVELRERGGETRNVPVDSAVEDILAAVEEAR is encoded by the coding sequence ATGATCACACGCCTTTCGACGCTGTTCCTGCGCACCCTCCGCGAGGATCCGGCGGACGCCGAAGTACCCAGTCACAAGCTGCTCGTGCGCGCGGGCTACATCCGCCGCGTCGCGCCGGGCGTGTACTCCTGGCTGCCGCTGGGGCTGAAGGCCTTCCGCGCCGTCGAGAACGTCGTGCGCGAGGAGATGGACCGCATCGGCGCCCAGGAGCTCCTCTTCCCGGCGCTGCTGCCGCGCGAGCCCTACGAGACCACCGACCGGTGGACCGAGTACGGCGACGCCCTGCTGCGCCTGAAGGACCGCAAGGGCAACGACATGCTGCTCGGGCCGACCCACGAGGAGATGTTCGCCCTCACCGTCAAGGACCTCTACAACTCGTACAAGGACTTCCCGGTCACCCTGTACCAGATCCAGACGAAGTACCGCGACGAGGAGCGCCCGCGCGCCGGGATCCTGCGCGGCCGCGAGTTCACCATGAAGGACTCGTACTCCTTCGACATGACCGACGAGGGCCTCGACGAGTCCTACGCGAAGCACCGCGAGGCCTACCAGCGCATCTTCGACCGCCTCGGCGTGGACTACGCCATCTGCCACGCGACCTCGGGCGCGATGGGCGGCTCGGCCAGCGAGGAGTTCCTGGCCGTCTCGGACAACGGCGAGGACACCTTCGTGCGCGCCACCGAGGGCGACTACGCGGCCAACGTCGAGGCCGTGGTCACCCCGCACCCCGCCGAGCGCGAGGTCGAGGGCCTGCCCGAGATGACCGTCCACGAGACCCCGGATGCCGCGACCATGGACACCCTGGTGGAGTGGGCGCGCTCGGCCGGCGTGACCGTCGACGGCCGCGACGTCGAGCTGACCGACACGCTGAAGTGCCTGGTGGTCAAGGTCACCGAGCCCGGCGGCGAGCCGGAGCTGACCGGCGTGCTGCTGCCCGGCGACCGCGAGGCCGACATGAAGCGCCTCGAGGCCGCCCTCGAGCCCGCCGAGGTCGAGCTGGCCGGCGAGGAGGACTTCGCCGCCAACCCGTTCCTGGTCAAGGGCTACGTCGGCCCCGTCGGGCTGGCCGCCAACGGCGTGCGCGTGCTCGCCGATCCGCGCGTGGTGCGCGGCACCACCTGGATCACGGGTGCCGACGCCCCGCAGCGCCACGCCGTGGGCGTGGTGTGCGGCCGCGACTTCACCCCGGACGGCTACGTCGAGGCCGCCGAGATCCGCGAGGGCGACCCGGCCCCCGAGGGCCACGGCACGCTCACGCTGGAGCGCGGCATCGAGATCGGCCACATCTTCCAGCTCGGCCGCAAGTACACCGAGGCCTTCGACGTGAAGATCCTCGACGAGAACGGCAAGCGCGTCGTGCCCACCATGGGCTCCTACGGCATCGGCGTCTCCCGCCTGCTGGCCGTCCTCGCCGAGCAGCGCCACGACGAGAAGGGTCTGAACTGGCCGGTCTCCGTGGCGCCCTACCCGGTGCACGTCGTCGCCGCGAACAAGGACCCGGAGGCCGTCGAGGCCGCCGGCCGCCTGGCCGAGAAGCTCTCGGCGGCGGGCCTGGACGTGCTCTTCGACGACCGGAAAAAGGTCAGCCCCGGCGTGAAGTTCAAGGACGCCGAGCTGCTGGGCATGCCCTTCATCGCGATCCTGGGCCGCGGCTTCGCCGAGGGCCACGTGGAGCTGCGCGAGCGCGGCGGCGAGACCCGCAACGTGCCGGTCGACTCCGCGGTCGAGGACATCCTCGCCGCCGTCGAGGAGGCCCGCTGA
- the yaaA gene encoding peroxide stress protein YaaA, protein MLIVLPPSETKAPGGSGAPLDVASLSFPGLNPVRRELIAELSSLDVDTALEVLGISGRLRGEAEANRELAEAPTMPAIERYTGVLFDALDAPSLSGAARSRLAVGSALFGLVRANDLIPHYRLSAGNKLGGRTLRSRWGKAITAELEALDGLVVDLRSGAYQQLGRFREAVTVRVETPEGKVVSHFNKHYKGELARVLAGCPDEPDDAAGVVRVARAAGLDARVDENPPKSAPHQVILTVER, encoded by the coding sequence GTGTTGATCGTGCTGCCTCCCTCCGAGACCAAGGCCCCCGGCGGCTCCGGCGCCCCGCTCGACGTGGCGTCGCTGTCCTTCCCCGGCCTCAACCCCGTGCGCCGCGAGCTGATCGCGGAGCTGAGCTCCCTCGACGTCGACACCGCACTCGAGGTGCTCGGCATCTCCGGGCGGCTGCGTGGCGAGGCCGAGGCCAACCGCGAGCTGGCCGAGGCGCCCACGATGCCGGCCATCGAGCGCTACACCGGCGTGCTCTTTGACGCGCTCGACGCGCCGTCGCTCTCCGGCGCCGCGCGGTCCCGCCTGGCGGTCGGCTCGGCGTTGTTCGGGCTGGTGCGCGCGAACGACCTCATCCCCCACTACCGCCTCTCGGCGGGCAACAAGCTGGGCGGGCGCACGCTCAGGTCGCGCTGGGGCAAGGCGATCACCGCCGAGCTCGAGGCGCTCGACGGGCTGGTGGTGGACCTGCGCAGCGGCGCCTACCAGCAGCTGGGCCGTTTCCGCGAGGCGGTGACGGTGCGCGTGGAGACCCCGGAGGGCAAGGTGGTCAGCCACTTCAACAAGCACTACAAGGGCGAGCTGGCCCGGGTGCTGGCCGGGTGCCCCGACGAGCCGGACGACGCCGCCGGCGTGGTGCGCGTGGCCCGCGCGGCGGGCCTGGACGCGCGGGTGGACGAGAACCCGCCGAAGTCGGCGCCCCACCAGGTGATCCTCACCGTCGAGCGCTGA